CTATTTTGGATTATATTGAAACCGATAAGGAAACCCGTATCCGAAGCACTCAAATTTTAGAAAAGTTTTAGTATTAAGCTACTTTTTGACTGTAATACTTTTCCTTCCAACTATCTAATTTTTTATTCATTACCCGAAACCATAGTGGTGGAAAAAGAGCCAGAATTATCATTGTAGGGTAGCTGGCCGGCAGCTGAGGACTTTCTTCCCAATGTCTCAAAACCTGATATCTTCTATTGGCAAAAGCATGATGATCGGAATGTCTTTGCAGCTGAAAAAGAAAAAAATTACTAACCAGATGATTGGCATTCCAGGAATGAATTGGTTTTACACGCTCATATTTTCCGGGTTCAATTTCTTCACGTGTGATTCCGTAGTGTTCTATATAATTTACCAACTCCAGTAAGGTAATGGCAACAAAACTTTGACTAAAGAATAAAATCGGGATAGCCCATTGGAAAGTACCGCTTAAAAAGCTAAATAAAGTAGTAAGTGCTGCACAAAAAACAAAGGGTAAAATTGTATACCATATCATGCTGTTGGAAATTGAAAAAGGGGAAAGGCCTTTCTTTCGAAGTCTTTTATTTTCAATTTTCCAGGCGCTAAAATAACTGCCAAAAACAGTTCTCGGCCAAAACCGATAAAAAGACTCGCCATATTTTGCTGTTGCCGGGTCTTTAGGTGTAGCTACATGTACATGATGGCCGCGGTTGTGCTCCACAAAAAAGTGCATATAGCTGACTGTCATAAGTAAAACCTTACTATAAAACTGTTCTATTTTTGTGTTTTTATGACCTAATTCATGCGCAACTGTAATCCCAATGCCACCGGTCATAGTCCCTAAGCTCAAAATAAAGCCTGTCCACTCAAAAAGATTATAATTTAATTGCGTAACCTGATAACAGGAGAAGATCACTACAAACACCTGAATATAGGCCCACAAATAGGTGATAAAGCGATAGTAAAACTTTTTAGATTCTTCAGATACAGAACCTTCGTCTACATTTTCACTGTCTTTCCCGACCAGCAAATCCAATGCCGGTAATACGAAGAAAGCAAATAAAAACCCCATATAAGTGTATCCGCCGCCGGCTTTCATCCCGATAAAGAATAAAGCTGTAATTAAAAAGGCCGATAAAAATCCAATTCGTTTTATAAAACTCATGTTAGTTTGTTTAATATTCAAAACTAAAAAACTAAACTGAGAGTTCAAATATTTTTATAAATAATTTATTTAAAAAGTCTTAAACGTCTGGGTTACTTTTTTTTATAAAAGGTAAATACTTTTGTAATTTTTTAAACTGAATAGCATGCTTGGCCGTACCTTCCTCTCCTAAGAGGAAAGCAAAAGGCTTCATAGATTCGATATGTGAAAAAACAATTTTTGAAATAGCCAGAAAAGGTACAATTAACAACATGCCGGGAATACCCCAAACCATACTTGCTCCCACCAGACCGGTTATAATAAAAAATGGATTTACCTTCACATTACTGCCGACTATATTTGGTGTGAGTATATTGTTT
This Chitinophagaceae bacterium DNA region includes the following protein-coding sequences:
- a CDS encoding alkane 1-monooxygenase, translating into MSFIKRIGFLSAFLITALFFIGMKAGGGYTYMGFLFAFFVLPALDLLVGKDSENVDEGSVSEESKKFYYRFITYLWAYIQVFVVIFSCYQVTQLNYNLFEWTGFILSLGTMTGGIGITVAHELGHKNTKIEQFYSKVLLMTVSYMHFFVEHNRGHHVHVATPKDPATAKYGESFYRFWPRTVFGSYFSAWKIENKRLRKKGLSPFSISNSMIWYTILPFVFCAALTTLFSFLSGTFQWAIPILFFSQSFVAITLLELVNYIEHYGITREEIEPGKYERVKPIHSWNANHLVSNFFLFQLQRHSDHHAFANRRYQVLRHWEESPQLPASYPTMIILALFPPLWFRVMNKKLDSWKEKYYSQKVA